ATATTGCTCGGGGAAGGGGCGAAGTGATGGCTCTCGGCCAGGAACATCAGGAGAGGACGGGACGGCATGTACTCTCGTTTGACGTCGAAGAACATTTTCAAGTATCGGCCTTTTGGTCCGATGCGAGAAGACAACAGTGGGACCGACTGGAAAGTCGTGTGGAGTCTAATACACTCCGGCTCCTGGAGATCCTGGCACAGACCGGAACAAAGGCTACATTTTTTGTGCTGGGATGGGTGGCGGAGCGCCATCCGGAGTTGGTCAAAGTGTTGGCGAAACATGGGCATGAAATTGCCTCGCATGGTTACGGACATGAGTTAGTGACTCATCAGACGGAAGGTGAGTTCCGGGAGGACATCAGGCGATCAAAGCACATTTTGGAAGACTTGTCGGGCAAGAGCGTATTCGGCTATCGTGCTCCAAGTTTCTCGATTACTGATCGGACTCCGTGGGCGTTCGCAATTCTAGCGGAAGAGGGCTATCTCTACGACTCTAGTATCTATGCACGACTCCAACGTTCGGAAAGAGTCATGAGCGAGTCCAGTGTGCGCGAGATTATAACGACAGGGGGAAACATTTTTGAAGTTGCCTTGTCTACGGCAAATCTATGGGGGATTCAGCTCCCTATTGCTGGGGGAGGGTATTTTCGCCTCCTCCCCTATTCAGCGTCGAGAATGTTTTTGAAGCAGTTTGAGAAAACAGGCAATCAATTTGTCGTGTATCTTCATCCTTGGGAGATTGACCCGGATCAGCCTCGAATGGACGGGCCTCTGGTTTCACAAGTCCGCCACTATTTGAACCTCAAGAGAACGGAGAGGCGGCTCCAATCTCTCTTGCGCGATTTTTCTTTTGCCTCCGTCGTAGACACCATTCAGCCAATCCGCGAGATGGTCCGGATGCGGGCACAAGGCCACCAAGCTCACTGCGCAGCATCTTCATGAATTGTATTGTCCTCTGGGAAGACCCTGGTGTGGCGCATGTGGGTATTTCTCATCAAAATCATTGAGGAAGTCTTTCTGTTGCAGCAATGCTCGGATTTCTGCCTCGCTGGCTAACAGGTGCGGTGGGGCTCCTTTTCTGTTCATCGCAAGACGTCGAAGCTGTTCGTTTTCTACCCCGTTGAGGCGCCGTCATATTTGGCAAGAAATATCACACCGACTTCCGCATTTCCTACTACGTCCATTATCTGCTTCGAGCAGGATCAGGCAACGATAGGTCTTTAGAATGTATCTAGAAGTAGGATTCTGGATGTGCGTCGGACTAGTCGCATACATCTATGTCGGCTATCCCATTTGTGTGTTCCTGCTGTCCACGGTCTATAGACATCGTTCTCACAGATCTCCTTTGGAGCCGACAGTGACGGTCGTCATTTCCGCTTACAATGAAGAGTCTGAGATAGAAACGACCGTGATGAACAAGTTGAATCAGGATTACCCATCGGACAGACTCAGGGTTCTCGTGGTCTCCGATGGATCTGCTGATCGTACGGATGAGATTGTTAAAACTCTCACGAAGGATCACACGCATAGGGTGATGCTTCTTCGGCAGGAACCTCGGCAAGGCAAGACCCAAGCGTTGAATATGGCGGTCCAGCATCTGTCGTCCGATATCGTCGTATTTGCAGATGCCAATTCTATCTATGCGCCTGATGCGATTCGTGCGCTCGTTCGCAATTTTTCTGATCCCTCGGTTGGATACGTGACTGGTCAGATGCTCTACGGGAATCCAGGAATGACAGGGATTGCTGAAGGGTCTGGTTCATATATGTCCTATGAAAATACGTTGCGGATGTGGGAATCCAAGATAGGATCAATTGTTGGTGTTGATGGTGGAATCGATGCAATTCGTCGGCAGTGTTACGTTCAGATGAAAGCTGACCAACTACCAGACTTTGTTCTTCCGCTTAGTGTGGTTGAGCAAGGAAGAAGAGTCATCTATGAGCCAAACGCCGTTCTTTATGAACCGGCTCTTTCTGATGCGGTTAATGAATTTCGAATGCGCGTACGGGTATCTCTTCGCGCTATGTGGGCGTTGTATGACAAAAGAAGCCTGCTGAATCCTCTTAGGTATCCATTGTACGCATGGCAATTGGTCTCTCATAAGGTCTTTAGGTACGGCGCGTTCCTCCCTCTTATGGGATTGCTCATGTTTAACATGATGATAGTGGGTCGACATTCACTCTATGTTTGGTTTTTGGGATTGCAGGTTATTGCCTATACCGTTGCTATTGTTGGACACTTCCTGCGGAACACGTCATGGGGAGTAGCGAAAATGCTAATCCCATATTATTTCGTAATTCTGAATATGGCCTGCGCGTTATCTTTTTGGAAGTTTCTTCGAGGACAGAAGATAGTTCTTTGGTCTCCAAGGCTAGGGGCCTAAGGAGAGGAGGGGAAACGCTTCTGTATGAATAGCGAGAACTATAGGAGCATCTGTGTGTCAGAGGAAGGTCAAAGGCAATGGACATAAATGGCAAAAAGGTTCTTGTGACCGGATCTGATGGATTCATTGGTTCACACCTAACAGAGGAGCTTGTCCGTCGGGGACTCAAGGTTCGAGCATTTGTGAATTATAACTCTTTTAACTCGTGGGGATGGCTTGATCACTCCGAACCAGAGTTGCTAAGCAGCCTGGAAGTGTTTGCAGGGGACATACGCGACCCTCATGGTGTTAAGCAGGCGATGAAGGGATGTGACCTGGTTCTCCATCTCGCCGCTCTTATCGCGATTCCGTTTTCCTATCATTCGCCGGATACCTACATAGATACGAATGTAAAGGGGACATTGAATGTCCTCCAGGCTGCACGGGAGCTTGGGGTTCAACGGGTGATTCATACATCAACAAGTGAGGTATATGGCACCGCGCGCTTTGTACCGATTACAGAGGAACATCCATTGCAAGGTCAGTCACCATATTCTGCCTCAAAGATCGCGGCAGACCAGATGGCGATGTCGTTTTATTATTCGTTCAACACCCCTGTTACTATCATTCGCCCTTTCAATACGTATGGTCCGAGACAGTCAGCTCGAGCGTTCATTCCTACGGTAATCACGCAGATCGCTTCAGGAACTCGTGTCCTGAGGCTTGGGGCGTTACATCCAACTCGAGATCTCAACTATGTCGCTGATACGGTAGCGGGCTTTATTGCAGCCATTGATTGCGAGCACTCCGTGGGGGAAGTGATTAATCTTGGCAGCAATTTCGAAATCTCGGTTGGGGAAACTGCCAACATGATTGCGGAGATTATGGGTGTAGACGTAACAATTGCCATAGATGAACAGCGCCTGAGGCCCAGCAAGAGCGAGGTGGAAAGACTTTGGGCTGATATCACGAAGGCAAGGAAGCTTCTGAACCATGCTCCTGAATATGCCGGAAAAGAAGGCCTGAGAAAGGGTCTTACTCGGACAATCAACTGGTTCACTCATTCAGCACATCTCAAGCAGTATAAGGCAAGCATTTACAACATTTAGCACACATAAGAAGACACAAATGATTCCACTGTCAGTCCCATCTCTGAAGGGAAATGAATTGAAGTATGTCAAAGAATGTTTAGATACAGAATGGGTTTCATCGGCGGGAACGTATGTGGAGCGTTTTGAATCTAACCTTGCATCATTTGTACACGCGCCAAACGCAGTTGCCTGTGTAAATGGAACAGCAGCGCTCCAGGTCGCGCTCGTGATCCTAGGTGTTCGACCTGGTGAAGAAGTTCTCGTCCCGACTCTTACATTCATTGCCACCATCAATGCTGTCCGGTATGTGGGGGCTGAACCAGTCTTTATGGACTGTGATGATTTCTACAATGTTGACGTTGATAAGACTCTGGAGTTCTTGGCCAAGGAGACGGAGTTCCGAAATGGGAATACGTACAACAGGACAACAGGGAGAAGAATTGCTGCCATAATACCCGTTCACGTGTTCGGCAATGCCGTCATGCTTCATAGATTTATTGATCCTTGCCATGAGCGTAACATTCGCATTGTGGAGGATGCGACGGAGAGTCTGGGTACCTATTATCTTAATTCGGAGCTGCAAGGTCGGTATACGGGCACGGTAGGTGATATCGGTTGTTTTTCATTTAACGGCAATAAAATTATTACGACCGGTGGCGGCGGAATGCTTGTGACGAGTAGTGCCGAGTATGCAGAAAAAGCGCGATATCTCACCACGCAAGCCAAGGATGATGAAGTTAGATACGTGCACAATGAAGTAGGGTTTAATTTTAGATTGACCAATATTCAGGCAGCAATCGGCGTCGCGCAGCTGGAATGTTTGCAGGACTTTCTTGAGGCAAAACGCAGAATCTACGCCACATATAAAGACAAAGTGTGTGCGATCGAAGGGGTGTCAGTTGCAGATGTTCCGGCCTACGCAAAGAACAATCACTGGATGGTGGCGGTACAGCTTGATACCAGGCGTTACGGGAAGAATCGCGAAGAGCTCATGGCATTTTTGAAGGAGCAAGACATTCAAACAAGACCTGTATGGCATCTTAACCACCTGCAGGTCCCGTACCGCACATGCCAGAGCTATCGGATAGAGAAGGCGATAACACTGCATGAAAAGACATTGTGTGTTCCATGCAGCGTGAATCTTACGGAAGGCGATATCGATTGTGTGATAAGCAATCTCCGCCATGGATAAGATCGTAGTCATCGGTGGTGGAGGACACGCAAAAGTGGTGATCTGCGTGCTCAAGAAATTGGGTTATGCCATAGAAGGGTATACGGACAACCATGATCGAGGGATCATTCTGGGCATTCCTCGTTTGGGAAGCGATTCAAGTTTGAGTGGACTGATTGAAAGGAACCAGTGTTTAGCCGCGGTCGTTAGTATCGGGAAGGTCGACACGTCTGATACACGACTCTCGTTGCAACGACGGTTTGCCAAACTTGGGTTTGCGTTCCCGGTGATTCATTCTCCTCATGCGGTTGTTAATGAGGAGGTAACCATAAGGGCAGGTGCTGTCGTACTGGATGGAGCGATTGTGAATTCTGGTTCGACCATTGGTGAGGCCTGTATCCTCAATACAGGGTGCATCATCGATCACGATTGCGTCATCGGTTCGAATGTCCACATCGCCCCAGGAGTTACTCTGAGTGGAGGCGTATCGATAGGCGATAATTGCACGATTGGAACCGGAACACGCATCATCCAATCCGTCAAGGTCTGTGAAGGATGCCTGATTGGTGCGGGCTCGACGGTGGTCGAGGATATATCTGTGGCAGGGACGTACGTAGGAAGCCCAGCAAGAATGATCCGATGATGTTTCGAATGAAGGGGAATCGGGGATGATGCACACTGATACCTGCCTTGCGGTTATTCCGGCACGAGGCGGTTCAAAGCGGATTCCTCAAAAGAACATTCGTCTCTTGGGTGGCAAGCCGCTTTTGGCGTATGCCATTCAGGCCGCCCTGGACTCTAATCTCTTTAGGGAAGTCATTGTCAGCACTGATAATGAGGCAATCGCGGCTATCGCTACACAACTGGGCGCACACGTTCCATTTTTACGGGATGCAAACCTGGCAGACGACGTAACGCCTGTTTCAGCGGTCACAGCCGATATGTTGGACAAAATAGATTTGTTGGGTCAGCAGTATCGGTATGTTTGCCAATTGATGCCGAACTGTCCGCTACGCACCACGTCCGATATTGTCGATAGCCATCACCAATTTCTTGAGACAGGTGCAAAGGCCCAAATTTCGGTTGTTCGCTATGGATGGCAAAACCCGTGGTGGGCGATGGAAATGAACGAACATCAAATCCTGGCGCCTGTCTTCAAGGACTTCATGACCTCGCGAAGCCAGGATCTGCCGGCATTGTATTGTCCAACTGGCGCAGTGTGGTGGATCAAGGCCGACGTGTTGAGAAAAGAGAGAAGTTTTCACGTGCCGGGTAAGACCGGATGGGAAATGCCTTGGCAAAAAGGTTTGGATATTGATACTGAGGACGATTGGGCGTTGGCTGAGGCGCTATTACATCTCGGTTTCGGCAAGTTCTGTGACGCACCAGTCTAGGGAGCAGTTCCACCCCGATGCCGAATCCTACCCTGTGTGTTTACACAACCATGTATCCAAGTGCCAAGCCGTACTTGAACGATTGGTATCAATCCATACTTCGACAGACGGATCAGGACTTCCAGTTATGGGTTGGTTTGGACGCTATGAGCGTCGAAGAAGCTACGGCCGCAATTGGTGATGACGCGAAGGCAACATGGGTCCTCTCGGAGCCCGGTGATTCTCCGGCTCAAGTGCGACAGCGCGCCCTTGAAAGAATTGTGGAGCGTTACGATGGGGTGGTGCTTGTCGACAGCGATGACATTTTGCACGAATCTCGCGTTGCTGTTGCGCGAACCGATCTCCAACAGGGTGATCTCGCCGGGTGTGCGCTCAATCTCATAGATCGAACCGGGACACCGCTTGATATGATCATGACTCTGCCATCCACGGTACTGCTTGATGAGTTGTTTCCCCGGAACAATATATTCGGCCTCTCCAATTCCGCATTTCGAACTGATCTTCTTCGGCGATGTCTCCCGATCCCTTCCGCGACCGTCCTGGTAGACTGGTTTCTCTCAACGAGGGCCTGGCTCTATGGAGGGCGCTTGCTGTTCGATCGAATAGCGAGAATGGACTATCGCCAGCATGACCAGAACATGGCTCAAGTCAGACCCCCGTTTACCGAAATCCAAATAACACGCGACACGAACCGTGTGATTGAGCACTTTCAAATTGTTACAAGGATGTTAGGGCCGGAAACTATTACTGAGAGAGTACAACGGCTGGATCAAGTAAGGCACGACATTCAAACATTCTACGACAGAGTCGTAGTACGAACATCAGTGATGAAGTCATATCTCGAATCATTGAATCAGTTACCACCAACTCCCATCTGGTGGGCAAGCGTGGCACATCCGTCATTGCGGACGATGTGGGCGGAAGGAATCTAGAGGAGGGCTAAATGAAGGTTGTAAAACTTGGAAAAAGTGAGGTTGGACGAGATTGTCCTCCCTACATCATTGCTGAAATAGGATCCAATCATAATGGCGACATGAAGCTCTGTCGCAAACTAATCGATGCCGCGGCGACCGCCGGTGCTGATGCGGTGAAGTTTCAATCATGGTCGGATAAGTCTCTCATCGCAAAAGAAGAGTATGAAAACAATTCAAGCTACTCTGATAAGAAGCGTCACTTTGGATCCTTGCAAGAGATGGTAACAGCGTACCAACTTACCCCGGAACAACATGTGGAAGCCCGTGAGTACTGCCTCAACAATGGTGTTGTGTTCTGCTCCACTCCATTTTCAAAGTCAGAAGCTGATCTGCTTGAAAAACTGGAGGTTCCTTTCTTCAAGATTGCCTCAATGGACATCGTCAATTTACCACTCTTGTCATATGTGGCCGGCAAAGGTCGCCCCGTCGTTATTTCTACGGGGATGGCCACGATGGGGGAAATTGAAAAGGCTGTGGAAACAGTCGTTAAAGAAGGTAACGATCAGATTATCCTTCTTCATTGCATCGCAATCTATCCTCCGGAATACGCTTCGATACACCTGAGAAATATTGAAACCCTACGGAAATCCTTCGATGTACCGGTCGGTTTTAGCGATCACTCCTTAGGCACTGCAATCCCCTTGGCCGCTATTGCGTTGGGTGCGTGTGTTATTGAAAAGCATTTCACGCTCGATCAGAAAATGGAGGGATGGGATCACGCGATCTCTGCCGATCCAGAGCAACTGAAGGTGATTGTTGATGAGGGGCAGAACGTGTTCGCGGCGTTAGGCAGTAGCCGTCGGATAGTTACTCAAGCAGAACTTGAAAAACGAAAGAAGTTCCGAAGAAGTCTTGTAGCCTCGCGCGGCCTTCCAAAGGGGCATGTGCTCACCATGTTGGATCTTGATGCCAAGCGCCCAGGCACTGGGATTGCCCCTGACGAATTGCAGTACGTATTGGGACGCAAGACCACACAGGATCTAGAAGAAGACCAGGTCATTCACTGGGAGTACCTGACATACTGAATCTTTCTCATCGCTAAGAAGTCGGAAGGAACTGCATGTCTTCTACAATTTACGTCGTGCATTGTATTGATACAGAAGGACCACTCTACGAGTCGGTTGACGCGACGTTTGAGCGCCTCCGGGCTATTTTCAAGCTACAACTCGAACCGAGTATAGAAACGTTGCGCCGATTACAGGCGGGAACCCTGCCTCTCGATGGACTAGAAGCGGCTGTGAAGAAAGTCGTCAACCCACAGTTACTTGCGTATAACGATACATGGGATAAGGTCGATGACATGCTGATGAACTGTATGGCGGAAGACTTTCGCACCAGCATGCTGGACAGCTTTGGCGGAGGTTGGATCTATAACTGGTTCTGTG
The sequence above is drawn from the Nitrospira sp. genome and encodes:
- a CDS encoding N-acetylneuraminate synthase family protein codes for the protein MKVVKLGKSEVGRDCPPYIIAEIGSNHNGDMKLCRKLIDAAATAGADAVKFQSWSDKSLIAKEEYENNSSYSDKKRHFGSLQEMVTAYQLTPEQHVEAREYCLNNGVVFCSTPFSKSEADLLEKLEVPFFKIASMDIVNLPLLSYVAGKGRPVVISTGMATMGEIEKAVETVVKEGNDQIILLHCIAIYPPEYASIHLRNIETLRKSFDVPVGFSDHSLGTAIPLAAIALGACVIEKHFTLDQKMEGWDHAISADPEQLKVIVDEGQNVFAALGSSRRIVTQAELEKRKKFRRSLVASRGLPKGHVLTMLDLDAKRPGTGIAPDELQYVLGRKTTQDLEEDQVIHWEYLTY
- a CDS encoding SDR family oxidoreductase, yielding MDINGKKVLVTGSDGFIGSHLTEELVRRGLKVRAFVNYNSFNSWGWLDHSEPELLSSLEVFAGDIRDPHGVKQAMKGCDLVLHLAALIAIPFSYHSPDTYIDTNVKGTLNVLQAARELGVQRVIHTSTSEVYGTARFVPITEEHPLQGQSPYSASKIAADQMAMSFYYSFNTPVTIIRPFNTYGPRQSARAFIPTVITQIASGTRVLRLGALHPTRDLNYVADTVAGFIAAIDCEHSVGEVINLGSNFEISVGETANMIAEIMGVDVTIAIDEQRLRPSKSEVERLWADITKARKLLNHAPEYAGKEGLRKGLTRTINWFTHSAHLKQYKASIYNI
- the pseF gene encoding pseudaminic acid cytidylyltransferase, yielding MHTDTCLAVIPARGGSKRIPQKNIRLLGGKPLLAYAIQAALDSNLFREVIVSTDNEAIAAIATQLGAHVPFLRDANLADDVTPVSAVTADMLDKIDLLGQQYRYVCQLMPNCPLRTTSDIVDSHHQFLETGAKAQISVVRYGWQNPWWAMEMNEHQILAPVFKDFMTSRSQDLPALYCPTGAVWWIKADVLRKERSFHVPGKTGWEMPWQKGLDIDTEDDWALAEALLHLGFGKFCDAPV
- a CDS encoding glycosyltransferase family 2 protein; translated protein: MYLEVGFWMCVGLVAYIYVGYPICVFLLSTVYRHRSHRSPLEPTVTVVISAYNEESEIETTVMNKLNQDYPSDRLRVLVVSDGSADRTDEIVKTLTKDHTHRVMLLRQEPRQGKTQALNMAVQHLSSDIVVFADANSIYAPDAIRALVRNFSDPSVGYVTGQMLYGNPGMTGIAEGSGSYMSYENTLRMWESKIGSIVGVDGGIDAIRRQCYVQMKADQLPDFVLPLSVVEQGRRVIYEPNAVLYEPALSDAVNEFRMRVRVSLRAMWALYDKRSLLNPLRYPLYAWQLVSHKVFRYGAFLPLMGLLMFNMMIVGRHSLYVWFLGLQVIAYTVAIVGHFLRNTSWGVAKMLIPYYFVILNMACALSFWKFLRGQKIVLWSPRLGA
- a CDS encoding DUF3473 domain-containing protein, giving the protein MALGQEHQERTGRHVLSFDVEEHFQVSAFWSDARRQQWDRLESRVESNTLRLLEILAQTGTKATFFVLGWVAERHPELVKVLAKHGHEIASHGYGHELVTHQTEGEFREDIRRSKHILEDLSGKSVFGYRAPSFSITDRTPWAFAILAEEGYLYDSSIYARLQRSERVMSESSVREIITTGGNIFEVALSTANLWGIQLPIAGGGYFRLLPYSASRMFLKQFEKTGNQFVVYLHPWEIDPDQPRMDGPLVSQVRHYLNLKRTERRLQSLLRDFSFASVVDTIQPIREMVRMRAQGHQAHCAASS
- a CDS encoding acetyltransferase, which produces MDKIVVIGGGGHAKVVICVLKKLGYAIEGYTDNHDRGIILGIPRLGSDSSLSGLIERNQCLAAVVSIGKVDTSDTRLSLQRRFAKLGFAFPVIHSPHAVVNEEVTIRAGAVVLDGAIVNSGSTIGEACILNTGCIIDHDCVIGSNVHIAPGVTLSGGVSIGDNCTIGTGTRIIQSVKVCEGCLIGAGSTVVEDISVAGTYVGSPARMIR
- a CDS encoding LegC family aminotransferase gives rise to the protein MIPLSVPSLKGNELKYVKECLDTEWVSSAGTYVERFESNLASFVHAPNAVACVNGTAALQVALVILGVRPGEEVLVPTLTFIATINAVRYVGAEPVFMDCDDFYNVDVDKTLEFLAKETEFRNGNTYNRTTGRRIAAIIPVHVFGNAVMLHRFIDPCHERNIRIVEDATESLGTYYLNSELQGRYTGTVGDIGCFSFNGNKIITTGGGGMLVTSSAEYAEKARYLTTQAKDDEVRYVHNEVGFNFRLTNIQAAIGVAQLECLQDFLEAKRRIYATYKDKVCAIEGVSVADVPAYAKNNHWMVAVQLDTRRYGKNREELMAFLKEQDIQTRPVWHLNHLQVPYRTCQSYRIEKAITLHEKTLCVPCSVNLTEGDIDCVISNLRHG